Proteins co-encoded in one Candidatus Thiodictyon syntrophicum genomic window:
- a CDS encoding NUDIX domain-containing protein, whose amino-acid sequence MTETPILKREPIFAGRVIDVAIETVELPNGNRVDLEIIRHPGGAAAVALDEQQRVCLLRQYRHAGGGWLWELPAGKIDPGEAPLATATRELAEEAGVSAADWIDLGFMHSSPGVFTEVIYLWLARDLELRDHAQERDEVMEIHWLPLGQALDWCSDGTITDAKTLVGLYRAGALIRGALELTPEDPGC is encoded by the coding sequence ATGACCGAAACACCCATCCTGAAGCGCGAGCCGATCTTTGCGGGGCGCGTGATCGACGTCGCCATCGAAACCGTGGAACTCCCCAACGGCAACCGGGTGGACCTGGAGATCATCCGCCACCCCGGCGGTGCCGCGGCGGTGGCGCTCGACGAGCAGCAGCGGGTCTGTCTGCTGCGCCAGTACCGTCATGCCGGGGGCGGCTGGTTGTGGGAGCTGCCGGCGGGCAAGATCGACCCGGGTGAGGCCCCGCTGGCGACGGCGACCCGGGAGTTGGCGGAGGAGGCGGGGGTAAGCGCCGCGGACTGGATCGATCTGGGTTTCATGCACAGTTCACCCGGGGTCTTCACCGAGGTCATTTATCTGTGGCTGGCGCGGGACCTGGAGCTCCGGGACCACGCCCAGGAGCGCGACGAGGTAATGGAGATCCATTGGCTGCCCCTGGGTCAGGCCCTGGACTGGTGTAGCGATGGGACCATCACCGATGCCAAGACCCTGGTCGGGCTCTATCGGGCCGGCGCCCTGATCAGGGGCGCGCTGGAACTGACGCCCGAAGACCCGGGCTGCTGA
- a CDS encoding Rieske 2Fe-2S domain-containing protein encodes MSDALNYLIAVRGDALGHYFKFLKDTGKHLDPKTRDLISVITKVHSQTEAGFKQYLMRALRDGCTPMEIVDALLMAFPALGLAKIVWATDILLEMGIPEFSPELIAAAPQWRDVMAVADLADGEVQRVECSTRTVFVYRAGEAYQVYDSHCPHQVTNIPHLALEGLTLTCPKHHWKFDIRTGACIEKGEHPMKTFENRVEDGRLLALW; translated from the coding sequence ATGAGCGACGCTCTGAATTATCTCATCGCGGTGCGCGGCGACGCGCTCGGACACTATTTCAAGTTCCTCAAGGACACGGGCAAGCACCTCGACCCCAAGACCCGTGACCTGATCTCGGTCATCACCAAGGTCCACTCCCAGACCGAGGCCGGTTTCAAGCAGTACCTGATGCGGGCGCTGCGTGACGGCTGCACCCCCATGGAGATTGTCGACGCCCTGCTCATGGCCTTCCCCGCCCTGGGCCTGGCTAAGATCGTCTGGGCCACGGACATCCTGCTGGAGATGGGGATCCCCGAGTTCTCGCCCGAGCTGATCGCCGCCGCGCCCCAGTGGCGCGATGTCATGGCGGTGGCGGACCTCGCCGACGGCGAGGTCCAGCGGGTCGAGTGCAGCACGCGCACGGTGTTCGTCTATCGTGCGGGCGAGGCCTACCAGGTCTATGACTCGCACTGTCCGCACCAGGTCACCAATATCCCCCACCTGGCCCTGGAGGGCCTGACCCTGACCTGTCCCAAGCATCACTGGAAGTTCGACATCCGCACCGGGGCCTGCATCGAGAAGGGCGAACACCCCATGAAGACGTTCGAGAACCGGGTGGAGGATGGGCGCCTGCTGGCCCTTTGGTAG
- a CDS encoding response regulator transcription factor: MRLLVIEDEPALRAQLVARLLREGFRVDQSGDGDEGLYLASEYPFDALVLDLGLPGTPGLAILRRLRAAGNRLPVLVLTARGRWQDKVEGLEAGADDYLAKPFEIEELLARLRALLRRAAGAAEQVLALGPVRLDRAGQRVWVQGAPVELTAFEFRLLERLMSQPGRVLSKRELADYLYPHDEDRDSNVLEVLVGRLRRKLDPDGTWGPIETLRGRGYRFVHADRPV; the protein is encoded by the coding sequence ATGCGCCTGCTGGTGATCGAGGACGAGCCGGCCCTGCGCGCCCAATTGGTCGCGCGGCTCCTGCGCGAGGGGTTCCGGGTGGACCAGAGCGGGGACGGGGACGAGGGGCTGTATCTGGCGAGCGAGTACCCCTTCGACGCGCTGGTGCTGGATCTGGGCCTGCCCGGGACCCCGGGACTGGCGATCCTGCGGCGCCTGCGGGCGGCCGGGAACCGTCTCCCGGTGCTGGTGCTCACCGCCCGCGGCCGGTGGCAGGACAAGGTCGAGGGGCTGGAGGCAGGCGCGGACGACTACCTGGCCAAGCCCTTCGAGATCGAGGAACTGCTGGCCCGGCTGCGCGCCCTGCTGCGCCGGGCGGCCGGGGCGGCGGAGCAGGTGCTGGCGCTGGGGCCGGTGCGCCTGGACCGCGCCGGACAACGGGTCTGGGTGCAGGGCGCCCCGGTGGAACTGACGGCCTTCGAGTTCCGGCTCCTCGAGCGGCTGATGTCTCAGCCGGGCCGGGTCCTGTCCAAGCGTGAACTGGCGGACTATCTCTATCCCCACGACGAGGACCGCGACAGCAATGTGCTGGAGGTCCTGGTCGGGCGGCTGCGCCGCAAGCTGGACCCGGATGGCACCTGGGGCCCGATCGAGACGCTGCGCGGGCGCGGCTACCGCTTCGTCCACGCAGACAGGCCGGTGTGA
- a CDS encoding AI-2E family transporter: MQQDTISKAVVLVLALGISALFMTMIAPFLMALFLAGLASALAQPLFLRLTDLFGGRRALASLASLSLMTLVVLIPLVLLAGVLVSQALDVSQLAGVWVGETLTQPEAFAGLLRRLPFYEQLAPHWGKIAQQAGDAAGALSKIAVEGLSSLTLGTVNFIFMLFVFLYSLYFLLMDGDQLVDKLLYYLPLKTTDERMMLAKFTSVTRATLRGSLLIGLLQGTLAGIAFAVAGIPNAIFWGSAMAIFSMIPNVGSALIWVPAVVLLIVQGQVLTGVLLAAFCGLLVGSLDNVLRPILVGKDTKMHELMIFFSTLGGLFMFGFPGIFIGPVIGSLLVSIWEIYGVEFADSLPEVEGSMGSQGETGFIPGETPASPADQGEAP, encoded by the coding sequence ATGCAACAAGATACGATCAGCAAGGCGGTGGTCCTGGTCCTGGCACTGGGGATCTCCGCCCTCTTTATGACCATGATCGCGCCCTTCCTGATGGCGCTCTTTCTGGCGGGCCTCGCGAGCGCCCTGGCGCAACCCCTGTTCCTGCGCCTGACGGACCTGTTCGGGGGCCGCCGGGCGCTGGCGTCGCTCGCGAGCCTGTCGCTCATGACGCTGGTGGTGCTGATCCCGCTGGTTCTGCTGGCGGGCGTCCTGGTCTCCCAGGCCCTGGACGTGAGCCAATTGGCGGGCGTCTGGGTGGGCGAGACCCTGACCCAGCCCGAGGCCTTCGCCGGACTCCTGCGCCGCCTGCCCTTCTATGAGCAGTTGGCCCCGCACTGGGGCAAAATCGCGCAGCAGGCAGGCGACGCGGCCGGGGCCTTGAGCAAGATCGCGGTGGAGGGCCTGTCCTCGCTCACCCTGGGGACCGTAAACTTCATCTTCATGCTCTTCGTGTTCCTCTACAGCCTCTATTTCCTGCTGATGGACGGGGACCAACTGGTCGACAAGTTGCTCTATTACCTCCCGCTCAAGACCACGGACGAGCGCATGATGCTCGCGAAGTTCACCTCCGTGACCCGGGCGACACTGCGCGGCTCGCTGCTGATCGGTCTGCTGCAGGGGACCCTGGCCGGCATCGCCTTCGCCGTGGCCGGCATCCCCAACGCGATCTTCTGGGGCTCGGCGATGGCGATCTTCTCCATGATCCCCAACGTCGGCTCGGCCCTGATCTGGGTACCGGCGGTGGTGCTCCTGATCGTCCAGGGGCAGGTGCTCACGGGCGTCCTCCTGGCCGCCTTCTGCGGCCTGCTGGTGGGCAGCCTGGACAATGTGCTGCGCCCCATCCTGGTCGGCAAGGACACCAAGATGCATGAGCTGATGATCTTTTTCAGCACCTTGGGCGGCCTCTTCATGTTCGGTTTCCCGGGGATCTTCATCGGCCCGGTGATCGGCTCACTGCTGGTCTCGATCTGGGAGATCTATGGCGTCGAGTTCGCCGATTCGCTGCCGGAGGTGGAGGGGAGCATGGGCAGCCAGGGGGAGACGGGGTTCATCCCGGGGGAGACCCCGGCCAGCCCGGCGGATCAGGGCGAGGCGCCCTAA
- a CDS encoding DNA-3-methyladenine glycosylase I produces MSDGGLIRCAWCTADPLYVDYHDREWGVPNRDERHLFEMLTLEGAQAGLSWLTILRKREGYRRVFLGFDPQAIARFDGARLAELLADPGIVRNRLKVESTVGNARAVLALYERGETLSDLLWGFVDGVPRQNAWASLAQVPAQTPESDRLSRELKRRGFRFVGSTICYALMQAVGMVNDHTLDCFTQQRSGGVPPRLLK; encoded by the coding sequence ATGAGCGATGGCGGCCTGATCCGTTGCGCCTGGTGCACGGCAGACCCGCTCTATGTCGACTATCACGACCGCGAATGGGGCGTCCCCAACCGCGACGAACGGCACCTGTTCGAGATGCTGACCCTGGAGGGCGCCCAGGCGGGCCTGTCCTGGCTCACCATCCTGCGCAAGCGTGAGGGCTATCGGCGGGTCTTCCTGGGCTTCGACCCGCAGGCCATTGCCCGTTTCGATGGGGCACGGCTCGCCGAACTGCTCGCCGATCCGGGGATCGTCCGCAACCGCCTCAAGGTGGAGTCCACGGTGGGCAACGCCCGCGCCGTCCTGGCCCTGTACGAACGGGGCGAGACCCTGTCGGACCTGCTCTGGGGGTTCGTGGATGGGGTACCGCGGCAAAACGCCTGGGCCAGTCTGGCGCAGGTCCCGGCCCAAACGCCTGAGTCGGATCGGCTGAGCCGGGAGCTCAAGCGGCGCGGCTTTCGCTTCGTCGGCAGTACCATCTGCTATGCCCTGATGCAGGCAGTGGGGATGGTCAACGACCACACCCTGGATTGCTTCACGCAGCAAAGGAGCGGGGGCGTCCCGCCCCGACTCCTCAAGTAG
- a CDS encoding ATP-binding protein, translating into MTSLQTRVTLVAALVLLVFVVLTSLALERAFQAAARSAREERLLGQVYLLMAAADAQEDGLTLPPGLAEARLSLPGSGLYGQVSDTAGTPIWRSPSALGQTVPFGTGLAPGQRRFREAQDDTGRAYFVEDYGVTWTIGPVPRGYTFSVAEDLTDYALELDRFRTSLARWLGAMAALLLVALLAALRWGLAPLRRAADEVAAVEAGTQDRLHGRYPRELRPLTDNLNALLAHESARQTRLGHALADLAHSLKTPLAVLRGALAQARTPGPGAAPSGAGPWSEQAAEQVRRMEEIVAYQLERARPRPVATLAPPVPVAQAVERLRASLAKLHAGRAVQVTLDLEPGLSFRGVEGDLLEVLGNLLDNAYKWCRTRVGVGGRRAGTYLVLWVEDDGPGIPAARAREVLGRGARADLATPGHGIGLAVVTEICRAYGGDLEIVASPLGGALIRVRLPA; encoded by the coding sequence GTGACGTCGCTCCAGACGCGGGTGACGCTGGTCGCCGCCCTGGTGCTGCTGGTCTTCGTGGTGCTCACGAGCCTCGCCCTGGAGCGCGCCTTCCAGGCCGCCGCCCGCTCCGCCCGGGAGGAGCGTCTGCTCGGCCAGGTCTATCTGCTGATGGCCGCGGCGGACGCGCAGGAGGATGGCTTGACCTTGCCGCCGGGCCTGGCCGAGGCGCGCCTGAGCCTGCCCGGGTCCGGGCTTTATGGTCAGGTGAGCGACACCGCCGGGACCCCGATCTGGCGCTCGCCCTCGGCCTTGGGCCAGACCGTGCCCTTCGGTACCGGGCTCGCGCCCGGCCAGCGCCGCTTCCGCGAGGCGCAGGACGACACCGGCCGCGCCTATTTCGTGGAGGACTACGGTGTCACCTGGACCATCGGCCCGGTGCCCCGCGGCTACACCTTCAGCGTGGCGGAGGACCTGACCGACTATGCCCTTGAGTTGGATCGCTTTCGCACCAGCCTGGCCCGCTGGCTGGGGGCCATGGCCGCGCTCCTGCTCGTTGCCCTGCTGGCCGCGCTGCGCTGGGGCCTGGCCCCGTTGCGGCGGGCGGCGGACGAGGTGGCCGCGGTGGAGGCCGGCACCCAGGACCGGCTGCACGGCCGCTACCCCCGGGAGCTACGGCCGCTGACCGACAATCTAAACGCGCTCCTCGCCCACGAGTCCGCGCGCCAGACCCGTCTCGGCCACGCCCTGGCCGACCTGGCCCACAGCCTCAAGACGCCCCTGGCGGTGCTGCGCGGGGCCCTGGCGCAGGCGCGCACCCCGGGGCCGGGCGCGGCGCCGTCCGGGGCCGGGCCCTGGTCGGAACAGGCGGCCGAGCAGGTGCGGCGCATGGAGGAGATCGTCGCCTATCAACTGGAGCGTGCCCGCCCCCGCCCGGTCGCCACCCTGGCCCCGCCGGTCCCGGTGGCCCAGGCGGTGGAGCGGCTGCGCGCCTCGCTCGCCAAGCTGCACGCCGGGCGCGCGGTGCAAGTCACCCTGGACCTGGAGCCGGGCCTGAGCTTCCGCGGGGTGGAGGGCGACCTGCTGGAGGTCCTGGGCAACCTGCTGGACAACGCCTACAAGTGGTGCCGCACCCGGGTGGGTGTCGGCGGTCGGCGCGCCGGTACCTACCTGGTACTCTGGGTCGAGGACGATGGCCCCGGCATCCCCGCGGCACGCGCCCGCGAGGTGCTGGGGCGCGGCGCCCGGGCGGACCTGGCGACCCCCGGCCACGGTATCGGACTGGCCGTGGTGACCGAGATCTGCCGCGCCTATGGCGGGGACCTGGAGATCGTCGCGAGCCCCCTGGGTGGTGCCTTGATCCGGGTGCGGTTGCCGGCCTGA
- a CDS encoding type 1 glutamine amidotransferase yields MRIQVLQHVPFEGPYGIADWAAARGHSLTTTPLYAGAAAPEPADFDWLVIMGGPMGANDESRYPWLAAEKALIRRAIAAGKTLVGVCLGAQLIAAVLGARVYRNREPEIGWMPIELTAAGQASPVCGFLPATLTVFHWHGDTFDLPAGALHLARSRACEQQAFLYEGRVLGLQFHLESTAESVAGICVQCADELVPGTYVQSAARMLAAAPADYAQLRAALFGILDRLPQ; encoded by the coding sequence ATGCGTATCCAGGTCCTGCAGCACGTCCCCTTCGAGGGCCCCTACGGTATCGCCGACTGGGCCGCTGCCCGTGGTCACTCACTGACCACAACCCCGCTCTATGCCGGCGCCGCGGCGCCGGAGCCGGCGGACTTCGATTGGCTGGTCATCATGGGTGGACCCATGGGCGCGAACGACGAGTCGCGGTACCCCTGGCTGGCCGCGGAGAAGGCCCTCATCCGCCGCGCTATCGCGGCCGGCAAGACCCTGGTCGGGGTCTGTCTCGGGGCCCAGTTGATTGCCGCGGTGCTGGGCGCGCGGGTCTATCGCAACCGGGAGCCCGAGATCGGGTGGATGCCGATCGAACTGACCGCGGCCGGGCAGGCGTCCCCGGTTTGCGGCTTTCTGCCGGCCACCCTTACGGTGTTCCACTGGCACGGTGATACCTTCGACCTGCCCGCGGGCGCGCTCCACCTGGCCCGCAGCCGCGCCTGCGAGCAGCAGGCATTCCTCTACGAAGGGCGCGTGCTCGGGCTCCAATTCCACCTGGAATCCACCGCGGAAAGCGTCGCGGGCATCTGCGTCCAGTGTGCCGACGAGCTGGTCCCTGGCACCTATGTCCAGAGCGCCGCGCGGATGCTGGCCGCAGCGCCCGCGGACTATGCGCAACTCAGGGCCGCCCTGTTCGGCATCCTGGACCGGCTGCCCCAATGA